The Aestuariirhabdus haliotis genome segment TTATTGATCACCAACTCTATGCGCCGGCGCTTTCAGTGCTCTATGTAGAGCAGCTCGCTACAAACAATTAACCTTTACATTCATAGAGTTAGCTAAACAAACCCACTTACAATCCGGACTCAATATGAAGTTGGCATGATTTCGATTAATTTTTGTTCGATTATGTCTGTATTTGTTCGTTATTGCGCACTATAGTAGTCATTGGTCCACGAGTCCTCTTTCACTCTTTTACCTAGCGGAGAACATGGCAATGAACACAGAGCGTCCCACTTTTGACCTGTTGGTTGTCGGCGGAGGCATCAACGGTGTCGGTAGCGCACTGGACGCTGCAGGTCGCGGCCTCAAGGTGATGCTCTGCGAAATGAATGACCTGGGCTCGGCTACCTCCTCCAACAGCAGCAAGCTGATTCACGGCGGCTTGCGCTACCTGGAACATTATGAATTTCGCCTGGTGCGCGAATCCCTGGCCGAGCGCGAAGTGATGATCAAGAAGGCGCCTCACATTGTGCGCCCGCTTCGCTTCAGACTGCCTCACCAGCCCCATCTGCGCCCGGCCTGGATGATTCGGGCCGGACTGTTTCTGTACGACCACCTCAGCACCCGCACCACATTGGCCGGCTCGCACAACATCCAATTTTCAGCCGACAGTCCACTCAAGGCCGGTATCAAAAAAGGCTTCGAATACTCCGACGGCTGGGTCGATGATGCACGTCTGGTGGTGCTCAATGCTGTGGCAGCCAGGGAGAAAGGAGCCGATATTCGCACCCGCACCCGCTGCATCAAGGCCGTACGCGAGCAGAATATGTGGCAAGTGACCCTGGAGCACCAGATCACCGGAGACACCGAAGTGGTTTACGCCCGCGCATTGATCAACGCCTCGGGCCCCTGGGTATCAAAATTGTTCGACAGCGCCCTGGCTTCTCCCGCCCCTCAGAACGTTCGCCTGGTCAAAGGCAGCCATATTGTGGTGCCGCGCCTGCACGATGAAGCCGAAGCCTATATTTTGCAGAACGAA includes the following:
- the glpD gene encoding glycerol-3-phosphate dehydrogenase; this encodes MNTERPTFDLLVVGGGINGVGSALDAAGRGLKVMLCEMNDLGSATSSNSSKLIHGGLRYLEHYEFRLVRESLAEREVMIKKAPHIVRPLRFRLPHQPHLRPAWMIRAGLFLYDHLSTRTTLAGSHNIQFSADSPLKAGIKKGFEYSDGWVDDARLVVLNAVAAREKGADIRTRTRCIKAVREQNMWQVTLEHQITGDTEVVYARALINASGPWVSKLFDSALASPAPQNVRLVKGSHIVVPRLHDEAEAYILQNEDDRIVFVIPFEDDFSLIGTTDVDYQGDPSQVAISEEETDYLIEIANSYFKQQINSRDIVTTYSGVRPLLDDESDSAQAVTRDYTLELDDGNGRAPLLSIFGGKITTYRKLAEAAIDRISQYFPQATGTWTETAPLPGGEFTDKESLKVSLGRVYPWLPEALTTRLVRSYGTLSHQILDGAKSLEDLGQHYGAGLYQREVDYLITREWTHTLEDLIWRRTKLGLRLSAEQCHDLENYLTGNRTPQQRANDSHH